One genomic segment of Desulfomicrobium sp. ZS1 includes these proteins:
- a CDS encoding D-cysteine desulfhydrase, which yields MNLAKFSRRGYVTSPTPIEALPAFSKALGGKVNIFIKRDDLLPGCAGGNKTRKLDFCIADALDNGADTVITCGAVQSNHCRLTLSWAVKEGLDCHLVLEERVKGSYSPEASGNNFLFHLMGVKSITVVPGGSNMLAEMQKLADVLKAKGKTPYIIPGGASNTIGATGYVACAQETLQQLFDMGLKIDHMVVPSGSAGTHAGIVVGMQGNNAGIPVSGINVSRTKADQEALVYKLVEATAERVGVATPIAKEAVECFDGYVGPGYSLPTDSMVEAVKLLASTEAILLDPVYSGKAMAGLIDLVRKGHFAEGSNVLFLHTGGSPALYAYQKKFM from the coding sequence ATGAATTTGGCAAAATTCTCTCGTCGTGGATACGTTACGTCCCCGACACCGATCGAAGCCCTTCCCGCTTTTTCCAAGGCACTTGGAGGCAAGGTCAATATCTTCATCAAGCGTGACGATCTCCTGCCCGGATGCGCCGGCGGCAACAAAACACGCAAACTGGATTTCTGCATCGCCGACGCCCTCGACAACGGCGCTGACACCGTCATCACCTGCGGCGCGGTTCAGTCCAACCACTGCCGACTGACTCTGTCCTGGGCGGTCAAGGAAGGTCTGGATTGCCATCTGGTGCTCGAAGAACGCGTCAAGGGCTCGTACAGCCCCGAAGCTTCCGGCAACAATTTTCTGTTCCACCTGATGGGCGTCAAGAGCATCACCGTGGTGCCCGGCGGCTCCAACATGCTGGCCGAGATGCAGAAGCTGGCCGATGTACTCAAAGCCAAGGGCAAGACCCCGTACATCATTCCCGGCGGAGCCTCCAACACCATCGGCGCGACCGGCTATGTCGCCTGCGCCCAGGAGACCCTGCAACAGCTCTTCGACATGGGCCTCAAGATCGATCACATGGTTGTTCCCAGCGGTTCCGCCGGAACTCATGCGGGCATCGTCGTCGGAATGCAGGGCAACAACGCGGGCATCCCCGTTTCCGGTATAAACGTCAGCCGCACCAAGGCCGACCAGGAAGCCCTGGTTTACAAGCTGGTCGAAGCTACTGCCGAGCGCGTCGGCGTGGCGACGCCCATTGCGAAAGAAGCGGTGGAATGCTTCGACGGTTACGTCGGCCCCGGATACTCCCTGCCCACGGACTCCATGGTCGAGGCGGTCAAGCTGCTGGCCTCCACCGAGGCCATTCTGCTCGACCCCGTCTACTCGGGCAAAGCCATGGCCGGTCTGATAGACTTGGTCCGCAAGGGACATTTTGCCGAAGGCTCCAACGTCCTGTTCCTGCACACCGGTGGCTCACCAGCCTTATATGCTTATCAGAAGAAGTTCATGTAA
- a CDS encoding universal stress protein encodes MFNGLRFLCRFFENKSRFDLTLLCMASPDSNYCRWRAGKTQPGAVTERPDMDSNWHLAREEAMRMLQWDGFPAGRIQVKSASGMICRIEDIEDEIGSETHDAVVMGRRGLNRLKDFTSKSLSRRFFERQPEIPMILCRKPDLNRKNVLLCVDDSESSNNMARFVASMLEGESHLVTLCNIISDTSDERDKATAIFNRCEEIMCKEGFDSGRLRHMIYPSDYAPRAILDNANWGKFAVVAVGTTANARKNLLFGSVSSFLFNELTDSVLWVHP; translated from the coding sequence ATGTTCAACGGGCTGCGGTTTTTGTGCAGGTTTTTTGAGAACAAGAGCCGTTTTGACCTGACCCTCCTGTGCATGGCCTCTCCGGACAGTAATTATTGCCGCTGGCGTGCGGGAAAAACTCAGCCGGGAGCGGTCACTGAGCGCCCGGACATGGACAGCAATTGGCATCTTGCCCGGGAAGAGGCCATGCGCATGCTCCAGTGGGACGGGTTTCCTGCCGGTCGCATCCAGGTCAAGAGCGCCTCGGGCATGATCTGTCGCATTGAGGACATCGAGGATGAGATTGGCAGCGAGACCCATGATGCCGTGGTCATGGGCCGCCGTGGTCTGAACCGCCTCAAGGATTTTACCTCGAAGAGTCTCTCCCGCAGGTTCTTTGAGCGGCAGCCGGAGATTCCCATGATCCTCTGCCGCAAGCCGGACCTGAATCGCAAGAATGTCCTGTTGTGCGTCGACGACTCGGAGTCCTCCAACAACATGGCCCGCTTCGTGGCGTCCATGCTGGAAGGGGAGTCGCATTTGGTGACCTTGTGCAACATCATTAGTGACACTTCCGACGAGCGCGACAAGGCCACGGCCATCTTCAACCGCTGCGAGGAGATCATGTGCAAGGAGGGTTTTGACTCCGGGCGCCTGCGTCACATGATCTACCCCTCGGACTATGCGCCGCGGGCCATCCTCGACAACGCCAACTGGGGAAAATTCGCCGTGGTCGCCGTGGGCACAACGGCCAATGCCCGCAAGAACCTGCTTTTTGGTTCCGTCAGCAGCTTCCTCTTCAATGAGTTGACCGATTCGGTGCTCTGGGTCCATCCTTAA
- a CDS encoding RidA family protein codes for MADKQSVSTTKAPGAIGPYSQAIITGNLLFASGQLPINPETGKMPEGSIGIRARQVFENLRAIVEEAGGTLDDVVKTTVFLTDLQDFKEMNEVYATYFSAPFPARSAVQVAALPLGSDIEMEAIVSLK; via the coding sequence ATGGCTGACAAACAGAGTGTCTCGACAACAAAAGCACCTGGAGCAATCGGGCCGTATTCCCAGGCGATCATCACCGGAAACCTGCTTTTCGCATCGGGCCAGTTGCCCATCAATCCGGAGACCGGAAAAATGCCTGAAGGCTCCATCGGAATCCGCGCCCGCCAAGTTTTTGAAAACCTGCGCGCCATTGTCGAAGAAGCCGGTGGCACTTTGGACGACGTCGTCAAGACAACAGTTTTTCTGACCGACTTGCAGGATTTCAAAGAGATGAACGAAGTCTACGCAACGTATTTTTCCGCCCCATTTCCGGCTCGCAGCGCAGTGCAAGTGGCGGCCCTGCCTCTTGGATCGGACATCGAAATGGAAGCAATCGTTTCTTTAAAGTAA